The genome window CTCGACCCAGAAGCACGGCACCTCGACGTCGGACACCTCCTGGCCGGTGCGGTACTGAAGGCCGCGGCGGATGAGGGCCTCGGGCATGGCCTCGCGGAAGCGGTGGACGAGGGCTCTCTCAAAATCTGCACCCTTGCGACGGGAGGACGCGCCACTCACGAGACACCTCCCGACTCCTCCATCAGCCGCTCCATGTGGCCACCCCGGGCCATGCGCACCGCGAGGCAGCGGGCCACCTCCAGCGCGCAGCGAGCGTCCGCCATGGCGCGGTGAGGCGTGGGGCGGTGGAGGCCGAAGCGCTTCGCCAGGGCGTTGAGGGAGAGGGACTCCACCTCGCCCGTGGCGAGCAGCGGCCACGCGAGACTGGCGGTGTCGAGGCGGTGGTAGTCGACTCCGGGCAGGGCCAGCTCGGTACGGCGGTAGCCCTCGGTGAGGAAGCCCCAGTCGAAGCTGGTGTTGTGGCCGGCCACGAGGGTGCCCGCCAGGAGCGGCGTCACCGTGGCGAGGGCTTCCTCCAGGGGCAGCGCGTTCCGCCACTCCGCGTCGGAGTAGCCGCACACGGCCAGGGCCTTGGGGTCGGCATCGGCCAGCCGGGTGGGCTTCACGCGGGCCTCGTACTCCGCCAGCACCTTGAGGCTGCGAGCGTCGACGCGGAGGATGGCCACCTCCAGCACCTCGTGCCGGGAGGCGTCCAGGCCTGTCGTCTCCAAGTCAATGAAGGCGAGCGTCCGCAGGTGCTGCGGGATGCTCGGGAAGAGAGGCGGAGGGAGCGCAGAGACAGGGGTGGTGTCGGAATCAGGGTGAGCGGGCAGCATCTATGCAACCTCTTTGGCCCAGAAGCGGGGCGAGTGGTGTTTGGCGGCGAGGGAGTCCAGCTCGGCCTTCAGCAGCGCGACGCGCGCGGTGCCCAGGCGCTTGCCCGTGTCCTTCAGCAGCGCGTCGAGGGCCTTCTTCTCGACGCTGGCGAGGCGCTGCAGCAGCTCCTCACGGGGGAGGCCGGTGGCCCGGGCCAGCACCGCGACGGTGGGCTCCAGCGGGTAGTCGAGGCTGGTGGTGTTGAACATGCGGTAGCGCGTGCCGGCGAGGACGAGTTCGTCCTGCTCGGCGAGGTGGGCGCGGAGGACGCCCTCCAGCTCCGCCTTGCGCGCGCCGAGAATCTTCGCGAGGTGGGCGACTTCCTGGCGCTCGCGGGCGACGGACTCCAAGTCCGACGTGTCCTCACAGACGACTCCGCGCTGGCCCGTCAGCGCCCGGGCGTAGGCGGGGCAGGTGCGGCGGTGGTCGCAGTACACGCAGTTGGGGTTGAGGCGGGCGGGGAAGGACTCCGCCTTCTCCATCTGCTGGCCCAGCGTCTCGACGTAGGCGAGGGCGGCTTCCAACTGCTCCTCGGTGCGCGTCGTCTCCTGCCGGATGCCGTGGCGGAGCATCCACATGGAGAGGCGCACCGTCTTGGCCCAAGGCCACATGCGACGCGCGGCGAGGGCGTAGAGGCTGAGCTGGAGGCTGGAGTCCAGCTCCTCGCGGGTGAAGAGCTGGTGGTTGGACTTGTAGTCCATGACGTGGACTGTCTCGTCGTCCACCCAGTCGACCCGGTCAATGAAGCCCAGGACGGTGAATGGGCCTACCGGCAACCGGAACTCCTTCTCCACGGCGAGGATGTCGCGGGCGTCCACGCGGCCCTGCTGGCGGACGAAGTCCAGGAGGATGCCGAGGCCCTGCTGGAAGAGGTCCAGGCCAGACAGGCCCGAGGCGGCCCACTCTTCACGGTAGAGCTGGAGGGTGCGCTCCTCGGAGAGACGGCCCACGTACTCGGTGTCGATGACTTCCTGGAGGAGCCGCTCAAGGACGGTGTGCAGTGCCTTGC of Myxococcus virescens contains these proteins:
- a CDS encoding 3'-5' exonuclease is translated as MLPAHPDSDTTPVSALPPPLFPSIPQHLRTLAFIDLETTGLDASRHEVLEVAILRVDARSLKVLAEYEARVKPTRLADADPKALAVCGYSDAEWRNALPLEEALATVTPLLAGTLVAGHNTSFDWGFLTEGYRRTELALPGVDYHRLDTASLAWPLLATGEVESLSLNALAKRFGLHRPTPHRAMADARCALEVARCLAVRMARGGHMERLMEESGGVS
- a CDS encoding RecB family exonuclease, which gives rise to MSALRNQHLSYSRLSRFEACPLSYKLHYLDKHTAEPGVPLSFGKALHTVLERLLQEVIDTEYVGRLSEERTLQLYREEWAASGLSGLDLFQQGLGILLDFVRQQGRVDARDILAVEKEFRLPVGPFTVLGFIDRVDWVDDETVHVMDYKSNHQLFTREELDSSLQLSLYALAARRMWPWAKTVRLSMWMLRHGIRQETTRTEEQLEAALAYVETLGQQMEKAESFPARLNPNCVYCDHRRTCPAYARALTGQRGVVCEDTSDLESVARERQEVAHLAKILGARKAELEGVLRAHLAEQDELVLAGTRYRMFNTTSLDYPLEPTVAVLARATGLPREELLQRLASVEKKALDALLKDTGKRLGTARVALLKAELDSLAAKHHSPRFWAKEVA